A single genomic interval of Lucilia cuprina isolate Lc7/37 chromosome 2, ASM2204524v1, whole genome shotgun sequence harbors:
- the LOC111680786 gene encoding uncharacterized protein LOC111680786, producing the protein MDIKGKLRSSFQKCWKWFNKEHIYYRLFWGVVIIISAWNIIWIFLLTLTRFFSDSISIGIETTYLRWNNTFPAVSFCLTKNRSSSRVMEFVKTENITHKVSATNYVKNLHDYMFTNPNHIHFKEDYCDGLNSTCGVDILRVRKELLPKSCEDFMTNISFRGMLYENCTDIFTFHELEMGYCYLSNNLIDYESVNNLPLKFDISHTDKSMKIYLRGGFLWKYEMYVHSPEDLPYFNSITYDSFSDPTVYRFNVEEYDNNPDVKHESIKQRSCKFPDERDPGSPWHYSFSNCMSYLRIQFELEKCNCTHYTSPKIFKLSFQYYVMKCFLIIPIFNIMTGVGYHMVGYVRLFVHNCSFLTDKSQYCDIKGLKCIEEAQISTQTKEYVVKNNACYPSCLEQQVTLVGSNEIGNMEIPNMFYVEVSITNLPTVRYNRVVTQTYLDLVVSVGGVIGLFAGASALNIFEIFYVILRRN; encoded by the exons ATGGATATTAAAGGAAAACTTCGATCATCTTTCCAAAAATGTTGGAAATGGTTTAATAAAGAACATATATATTATAG attattttgGGGCGTTGTAATTATCATTTCGGCATGGAATATAATATGGATATTTTTGTTGACTCTAACACGTTTCTTTTCGGATTCAATAAGTATTGGCATTGAGACAACCTATCTACGTTGGAACAATACATTTCCGGCCGTCAGTTTTTGTTTGACCAAAAATCGTTCCAGTAGTCGTGTTATGGAATTTGTAAAAACGGAAAATATAACACATAAAGTGTCGGCaacaaattatgttaaaaatcttCACGATTATATGTTTACAAATCCGAATCATATACATTTTAAGGAAGATTATTGTGATGGTTTGAATAGTACTTGTGGTGTGGATATATTAAGAGTGAGAAAAGAG CTTTTACCCAAATCGTGTGAGGattttatgacaaatatttCATTTCGAGGAATGTTGTACGAAAATTGTACGgatatttttacatttcatgAATTGGAGATGGGTTACTGTTATTTATCTAATAATTTAATTGACTA TGAATCAGTTAACaatttacctttaaaatttgatatatcaCATACCGACAAGAgcatgaaaatatatttaagaggTGGTTTCTTATGGAAATATGaa ATGTACGTACATAGTCCCGAGGATTTGCcttatttcaattcaattacATATGATTCGTTTTCGGATCCTACCGTATATAGATTCAATGTTGAGGAATATGATAATAATCCAGATGTTAAACATGAATCGATAAAACAGAGATCATGTAAATTTCCAGATGAACGAGATCCTGGATCACCATGGCATTATag TTTCTCAAATTGTATGTCTTATTTAAGAATACAATTCGAATTGGAGAAATGTAATTGCACTCACTATACTTCACCCAAAATAT ttaaattaagttttcaatattacGTTATGAAG tgttttttaataatccctatttttaacataatgactggtgtagggtatcatatggtcggctatgtccGGCTATTCGTTCataattgttcttttttaacaGATAAATCACAATATTGCGATATTAAGGGTTTAAAATGTATTGAAGAAG CTCAAATATCTACTCAAACAAAGGAATATGTGGTTAAAAATAATGCATGTTATCCGTCTTGTTTGGAACAGCAAGTTACATTAGTTGG ctCTAATGAAATTGGAAACATGGAAATTCCCAATATGTTTTATGTTGAAGTAAGTATAACAAATTTACCCACTGTACGTTATAATCGTGTTGTTACACAAACATATTTGGATTTAGtag tttcagTTGGAGGCGTTATTGGACTATTTGCGGGAGCATcagctttaaatatttttgaaatattttatgtaatattacGAAGAAATTAA
- the LOC111680790 gene encoding F-actin-capping protein subunit beta, with the protein MSELQMDCALDLMRRLPPQQIEKNLSDLIDLAPDLCEDLLSSVDQPLKIAKDKEHGKDYLLCDYNRDGDSYRSPWSNTYYPPLEDGQMPSERLRKLEIEANYAFDQYREMYYEGGVSSVYLWDLDHGFAAVILIKKAGDGSKKIRGCWDSIHVVEVQEKPTGRTAHYKLTSTAMLWLQTNKQGSGTMNLGGSLTRQTEQDANVSESSPHIANIGRMVEEMENKIRNTLNEIYFGKTKDIVNGLRSTQPLADQRQQVAMKQDLAAAILRRNVKPDSN; encoded by the exons atg tcTGAATTACAAATGGATTGTGCTTTAGATTTAATGCGTCGTTTGCCGCCTCAACAAATCGAAAAGAATTTAAGTGATCTTATTGACTTGGCACCCGATCTATGTGAAGATTTACTCTCCTCCGTAGATCAACCATTGAAAATTGCCAAAGATAAGGAACATGGCAAGGATTATTTATTGTGTGACTATAATCGTGATGGTGATTCATATAGATCTCCCTGGTCTAATACCTATTATCCCCCCTTAGAAGATGGTCAAATGCCCTCGGAACGTTTGCGTAAATTGGAAATTGAAGCCAACTATGCCTTCGATCAATATCGCGAAATGTACTATGAGGGTGGTGTGTCTTCAGTCTATCTATGGGATTTAGATCATGGATTTGCTGCTGTTATACTTATTAAAAAAGCGGGCGATGGCAGTAAAAAAATTCGTGGCTGTTGGGATTCTATACATGTTGTGGAAGTCCAAGAAAAACCTACCGGTCGTACAGCACACTATAAACTTACATCCACCGCTATGTTATGGTTGCAAACGAACAAACAAGGTTCTGGCACAATGAACTTGGGTGGCTCTTTAACCCGGCAAACTGAACAGGATGCCAATGTTAGTGAGTCTTCACCACACATTGCTAACATTGGACGAATGGTCGaggaaatggaaaataaaatacGCAACACATTAAACGAAATCTATTTTGGTAAGACCAAAGATATCGTTAATGGTTTGCGTAGCACCCAACCTTTGGCCGATCAACGACAACAAGTAGCCATGAAACAAGATTTAGCTGCGGCTATTTTAAGACGCAATGTTAAACCTGATTCTAACTGA